In a single window of the Zea mays cultivar B73 chromosome 5, Zm-B73-REFERENCE-NAM-5.0, whole genome shotgun sequence genome:
- the LOC103627710 gene encoding kinesin-like protein KIN-4C: MSQGVANPARSAGLRVPMETSEAAAAHPQKDSVKVAVNIRPLITVELQDGCTDCVTVTPGEPQVQIGPHVFTFDHVYGSSGPSSSLIFEQCVHPLIDALFSGYNATVLAYGQTGSGKTYTMGTDYSGEGNCGGIIPQVMDTIFRKVDTSKDGSEFLIRVSFIEIFKEDVFDLLDANQAAVRLDAGSMAKASAPGRVPIQIRETATGGITLAGVTEAEVKSKEEMASYLTRGSSSRATASTNMNRQSSRSHAIFTICVEQKRTSGTSDKSANGDYDILSSKFHLVDLAGSERAKRTGADGHRLKEGIHINKGLLALGNVISALGDEKKRKEGAFVPYRDSKLTRLLQDSLGGNSKTVMIACISPADINAEETINTLKYANRARNIQNKAVVNRDPATAEMQKLRSQLEQLQTELLFSRSGSAALEELQLLQKKVSLLELKNSELNNELKEKELSYEQLAERARAAQLERDQLMLKIESVRNGKSLDDIENIDNDQDMDLLKGYISKIQQLESELMRQNFSNACRHGLHDQLAMDQDIFLNELGSGCEVGTPDASSEVDEEEKEREHSFMQDQLDKELQELDKRLQQKEAEMKQFAKSDTSVLKQHYEKKLTDLEQEKKALQKEIENLRHALTNISSSMDDNAQKVKENYLQKLNALESQVHELKKKQEAQQQLLRQKQRSDEAAKRLQEDIQRIKSQKVQLQQKIKQESEQFRSWKAAREKEVLQLKKEGRRNEYEMHKLLALNQRQKMVLQRKTEEAAAATKRLKELLEAKKSSRETYGSANGSGMQALIRAIEDELEVTVRAHELRSYYERQMQERAAISKEIAKLKEESKHKISDCPQAMSPSARSSRISALENMLCSSSSAMVSMASQLSEAEERERVFNGKGRWYNVRSLPEAKNIMNYLFQLASSARSQVLDKEVICNEKEHTITELKEKVVVLNGGIRQLETQVRDLRSQNTQLFTALNNAKKSARSNGTGFAQRKSVRASQHFGYSKDNFNWVDDMDISDSEHSDELENMSDGSDSDWVQSTRKAKKHQRRVSSHSNPNLDCQNTQGNAEPEKPSDEKCILPKYISSDGCSCSKSSSCKTNKCECRGSGAQCGAGCGCKDSKCSNRDSSIEKANQGAMLLQNAFSEKDSQDAKPRKPLINIGNNMVNQTAETKKPRKNWRKSTIQLVPGPLLPSEPVATEAAPRDRADIPLKLPRAMSSVTPVESNPPPLTDRNAAKPDESVSTGSKNSTGAAVTRAPSQLRKNATTEKENQLR; the protein is encoded by the exons ATGTCGCAGGGCGTCGCCAATCCGGCTCGATCCGCCGGTTTAAG GGTTCCGATGGAGACCTCGGAGGCGGCGGCCGCGCATCCGCAGAAGGACAGTGTGAAGGTGGCCGTCAACATAAGGCCGCTCATCACGGTGGAGCTGCAGGATGGCTGCACGGATTGCGTCACCGTCACGCCGGGCGAACCTCAG GTTCAAATTGGGCCCCACGTATTCACCTTTGATCACGTCTATGGCAGCTCGGGCCCTTCATCATCATTAATATTTGAGCAATGCGTGCACCCCTTGATCGATGCATTGTTCAGCGGATACAATGCCACTGTTCTAGCATATGGCCAG ACCGGTTCTGGCAAGACATACACAATGGGTACTGACTATAGTGGTGAAGGGAACTGCGGAGGGATAATTCCTCAAGTTATGGATACAATATTTAGAAAAGTTGACACCTCAAAGGATGGCTCAGAGTTTTTAATTAGAGTATCTTTTATTGAG ATATTCAAGGAAGATGTTTTTGATTTGCTCGATGCAAATCAAGCTGCTGTAAGACTTGATGCAGGTTCTATGGCAAAAGCATCAGCACCTGGCAGAGTGCCGATTCAAATCCGAGAGACTGCAACTGGAGGCATAACCCTTGCTGGTGTCACAGAGGCTGAGGTGAAGTCAAAAGAAGAAATGGCATCATATTTGACACGTGGGTCGTCGTCGCGTGCAACAGCAAGCACAAACATGAATAGGCAGTCGAG TCGCTCTCATGCCATCTTTACAATATGCGTTGAACAAAAGAGAACATCTGGTACATCCGACAAGTCAGCCAACGGTGACTATGATATACTATCGTCAAAGTTTCATCTAGTTGATCTTGCTGGTTCTGAAAGGGCTAAACGTACTGGAGCCGATGGACATAGGCTTAAAGAAG GGATACACATAAATAAAGGCCTTCTAGCTCTTGGCAATGTTATAAGTGCATTAGGTgacgaaaagaaaaggaaagaaggggCATTTGTACCATACCGGGATAGCAAATTAACCCGTCTTCTACAG GATTCTCTAGGAGGAAACAGCAAAACAGTTATGATTG CATGCATTAGCCCTGCTGATATAAATGCAGAAGAAACCATAAACACACTCAAATATGCCAATCGCGCACGCAACATTCAAAACAAAGCAGTGGTAAACCGTGATCCAGCTACAGCAGAGATGCAAAAATTGAGGAGCCAGCTGGAGCAGCTGCAAACTGAACTTTTGTTTTCCCGCAGTGGGAGTGCAGCGTTAGAAGAACTTCAG TTGCTGCAGAAAAAAGTCTCTCTTCTTGAGCTGAAGAATTCTGAGCTTAACAATGAACTTAAGGAGAAGGAATTGTCATATGAGCAGTTGGCAGAGCGGGCACGCGCTGCTCAG TTGGAAAGGGATCAGTTGATGCTGAAGATTGAATCTGTGAGGAATGGAAAATCATTGGATGATATTGAAAATATTGATAACGACCAA GACATGGACCTTTTGAAGGGCTACATATCAAAAATACAGCAGTTGGAGAGTGAACTGATGCGTCAAAACTTCTCCAATGCTTGCAGACATGGCTTACATGACCAGCTTGCCATGGACCAGGACATTTTTCTAAATGAATTGGGTTCTGGATGTGAAGTAGGAACACCTGATGCTTCAA gtgaagttgatgaagaagaaaaggagagggAACATTCATTCATGCAAGACCAACTTGATAAAGAGCTGCAGGAACTAGATAAACGACTTCAGCAAAAGGAG GCAGAGATGAAACAATTTGCCAAGAGTGATACTTCTGTTCTCAAGCAACATTATGAAAAGAAGTTAACCGACTTGGAGCAAGAAAAGAAAGCTCTTCAG AAAGAAATAGAGAATCTTCGCCATGCATTAACCAACATATCTTCTTCTATGGATGATAATGCTCAAAAAGTGAAAGAAAACTATCTTCAGAAGCTGAATGCACTTGAGTCCCAG GTCCATGAGCTTAAGAAAAAGCAGGAAGCTCAACAACAGCTTCTAAGGCAGAAACAGAGGAGTGATGAGGCAGCAAAGCGCTTACAAGAAGATATTCAGCGTATAAAATCTCAGAAG GTTCAACTTCAACAAAAGATCAAGCAAGAGTCTGAACAGTTTAGGTCTTGGAAGGCTGCCCGTGAAAAGGAAGTACTTCAG CTCAAGAAGGAAGGGAGACGAAATGAATATGAGATGCACAAGCTCTTGGCCTTAAATCAGAGGCAGAAGATG GTCTTACAGAGGAAAACTGAGGAAGCAGCTGCTGCTACAAAAAGATTGAAGGAGTTGCTGGAAGCAAAGAAGTCATCACGGGAAACATATG GCAGTGCAAATGGTTCGGGGATGCAG GCCTTAATACGAGCTATTGAGGATGAACTAGAAGTCACTGTAAGAGCACACGAATTGCGCTCATATTACGAGCGACAAATGCAAGA GAGAGCAGCAATATCCAAGGAAATAGCAAAACTAAAGGAGGAATCAAAGCACAAGATCAG TGATTGTCCTCAAGCTATGTCACCTAGTGCTAGAAGTTCTAGGATATCAGCATTAGAGAATATGTTGTGCTCATCATCTAGTGCTATGGTATCTATGGCTTCTCAACTGTCAGAAGCAGAGGAGCGGGAGCGTGTATTCAATGGTAAAGGTAGATGGTACAATGTCAGGTCCCTCCCAGAGGCAAAGAATATAATGAATTACCTTTTCCAGTTAGCATCATCTGCAAG GTCTCAAGTACTGGATAAAGAAGTAATTTGTAATGAAAAAGAACACACCATTACTGAATTGAAGGAAAAGGTGGTTGTGCTTAATGGTGGAATTAGGCAGTTAGAAACACAAGTGAGGGATCTAAGGAGCCAAAATACACAG CTTTTCACTGCATTGAACAATGCAAAGAAATCTGCTAGGTCGAATGGCACTGGATTTGCTCAGCGTAAG AGTGTTCGAGCTTCCCAGCATTTTGGTTATAGTAAGGACAACTTCAATTGGGTGGATGATATGGACATTTCAGACAGTGAGCACTCGGATGAGTTAGAGAATATGAGTGATGGATCCGATTCAGACTGGGTACAGTCGACCAGGAAAGCCAAAAAACACCAGAGAAGAGTGTCTAGCCATTCAAATCCTAACCTGGATTGTCAAAATACACAAGGCAATGCAGAACCAGAGAAGCCCTCAGATGAAAAGTGCATTTTGCCCAAATATATTTCATCAGACGGCTGTTCATGCTCAAAATCCTCCTCATGCAAGACCAACAAATGCGAGTGCAGAGGCTCAGGTGCACAATGCGGTGCAGGCTGTGGTTGTAAGGATTCCAAATGTTCTAACAGGGATTCTTCTATAGAAAAAGCCAATCAGGGAGCCATGCTTCTTCAGAACGCGTTTTCTGAGAAGGATTCCCAAGATGCAAAGCCAAGGAAGCCTTTGATTAACATTGGTAATAATATG GTTAACCAAACTGCCGAGACAAAGAAGCCCAGGAAAAACTGGCGCAAGTCGACAATTCAACTCGTCCCAGGACCTCTCCTGCCGTCCGAGCCAGTGGCCACCGAAGCTGCCCCTCGGGACAGAGCCGACATTCCCCTCAAGCTACCGAGAGCCATGTCCTCGGTGACTCCTGTGGAGAGCAACCCTCCTCCCCTCACAGACCGCAATGCTGCCAAACCGGACGAATCAGTGAGCACCGGCAGCAAGAATAGCACCGGAGCTGCAGTCACGAGGGCACCGTCTCAGCTGAGAAAAAACGCAACCACCGAGAAGGAGAACCAGTTGCGATAA